The Apibacter raozihei genome contains a region encoding:
- the hutU gene encoding urocanate hydratase produces MPHRIDKSRSIQSPRGNQLTCKSWQTEAVYRMIQNNLDAEVAEHPESLVVYGGIGRAARTWECFDKILEVLKRLDDEHTLLVQSGKPVGVFPTHKDAPRVLIANSNIVPNWATWDKFHELDKLGLMMYGQMTAGSWIYIGSQGIVQGTYETFCAVAKKHFNGKSQGKWILTAGLGGMGGAQPLAATMAGFSMLAIECDESRIDFRLKTRYVDKKAKNLEEALSMIEESHGQGKAVSVGLLGNAADIFEELAQKNIVPDVVTDQTSAHDPINGYLPSGWTMEQWKEKRETSPKEVESASRKSMAKQVKAILNLQEKGSIALDYGNNIRQMAWEEGVQNAFNFPGFVPAYIRPLFCEGIGPFRWVALSGDPEDIYKTDQKVKELIPDDPHLHNWLDMAKDRIEFQGLPARICWVGLKNRKRLGLAFNEMVRNGELKAPIVIGRDHLDSGSVASPNRETEAMKDGSDAVSDWPLLNALLNTAGGATWVSIHHGGGVGIGFSQHSGVVILCDGSEDADRRLARVLFNDPATGVMRHADAGYEIAIDCAKENGLDLPMIS; encoded by the coding sequence ATGCCACATAGAATTGACAAAAGTCGTAGTATCCAATCCCCAAGGGGAAATCAGTTAACTTGCAAAAGCTGGCAGACAGAAGCTGTTTACAGAATGATTCAGAACAATCTGGATGCAGAAGTAGCCGAACATCCGGAAAGCCTGGTTGTGTATGGCGGAATCGGCCGGGCTGCAAGAACCTGGGAATGCTTTGACAAAATACTTGAAGTTCTTAAACGTTTAGATGATGAACATACCTTGTTAGTTCAGTCGGGAAAGCCCGTAGGAGTATTTCCTACTCATAAAGATGCTCCCAGAGTGCTTATAGCTAATTCTAATATTGTTCCTAACTGGGCAACCTGGGATAAGTTTCATGAGCTGGATAAATTAGGGCTTATGATGTATGGACAGATGACTGCAGGTTCGTGGATTTATATTGGTTCTCAGGGAATTGTGCAAGGTACATATGAGACGTTTTGTGCTGTTGCTAAGAAACATTTTAATGGAAAATCACAAGGAAAATGGATTCTTACCGCCGGTTTGGGTGGTATGGGAGGAGCTCAGCCACTGGCAGCAACTATGGCAGGCTTTAGTATGTTAGCGATTGAATGCGACGAATCCCGTATTGATTTCCGTCTGAAAACCCGCTATGTAGATAAAAAAGCAAAGAATCTGGAAGAAGCACTTTCTATGATTGAAGAGTCTCATGGACAAGGCAAAGCTGTTTCTGTAGGACTTTTAGGAAATGCAGCTGATATTTTTGAAGAGCTGGCTCAAAAAAATATTGTTCCAGACGTAGTTACTGATCAAACCAGTGCTCACGATCCTATCAACGGATATTTGCCTTCCGGCTGGACCATGGAACAGTGGAAAGAAAAAAGGGAAACCAGCCCGAAAGAGGTGGAGTCTGCTTCACGTAAAAGTATGGCCAAACAGGTAAAAGCTATATTGAATTTACAAGAAAAGGGATCGATAGCTTTAGATTATGGCAACAACATACGACAAATGGCATGGGAAGAAGGAGTTCAAAATGCTTTTAATTTCCCAGGCTTTGTTCCTGCTTACATAAGGCCTCTATTTTGTGAAGGTATAGGTCCATTCCGATGGGTTGCCCTTTCCGGTGATCCGGAAGATATCTATAAAACAGATCAAAAAGTCAAAGAGCTGATTCCAGATGATCCTCACTTACATAATTGGCTGGATATGGCAAAAGACAGAATTGAATTTCAAGGGCTTCCGGCCCGAATCTGTTGGGTAGGACTAAAAAACAGAAAGCGTCTGGGCCTTGCTTTCAATGAAATGGTAAGAAACGGAGAACTGAAAGCGCCTATTGTAATTGGAAGAGATCATCTGGACTCCGGATCCGTAGCTAGCCCTAATCGGGAAACCGAGGCTATGAAAGACGGTTCTGATGCTGTATCTGACTGGCCTTTGCTTAATGCCCTTTTGAATACTGCAGGAGGAGCTACCTGGGTAAGTATTCACCATGGCGGAGGTGTTGGTATTGGTTTCTCCCAGCATTCGGGAGTCGTTATTTTATGCGATGGTAGTGAAGATGCGGATCGAAGGCTAGCCAGAGTGTTATTTAATGATCCGGCCACCGGAGTTATGCGTCATGCAGATGCCGGATATGAAATTGCCATTGATTGTGCTAAAGAAAACGGACTTGACCTTCCTATGATAAGTTAA
- a CDS encoding amino acid permease, whose amino-acid sequence MEEQELKKKLTSRHIFFIALGSAIGTGLFYGAAEGIKLAGPSVLLAYFIGGIVIFMVMRALGEMVLYKPISDSFAGYASNYLSPVFGFITGWMYVIEMILVCLADVTAFSIYMKFWYPGVSPWIWSLGITLIIGAINLFSVKIFAEVEFFLTLLKIIAIFLMIAGGCVLLFGNFEGFESSNINNLWINGGFMPNGISGFISSFAIVMFAFGGIEIIGLAAGETKNPDKDIPRAINSVPFRILFFYVLVLGVILCLFPWNRIGTEGSPFVVIFENLHIEFAAHVLNVVVIVAAISAINSDVYGAVRMMYGLAKQKQAPSILTKLTSHSVPIAGISAMIAFLLIGVVLNYFYHDILFFMIAAIATFVTIWVWLIILFAEFFMRKKMTLEEKQKLKFRMPFWPVTPILTILFMFFVIGVLGYFEETRISLLIGILLVVVLFISYWLMNKKKQLLAVKKDEEEVVYLHGND is encoded by the coding sequence ATGGAAGAACAAGAGCTGAAAAAGAAATTAACTTCAAGGCACATATTTTTTATAGCGTTGGGATCTGCTATAGGTACCGGTTTGTTTTATGGGGCTGCAGAAGGTATTAAACTGGCAGGCCCGTCGGTGTTACTGGCTTATTTTATCGGAGGAATTGTCATATTTATGGTAATGCGGGCACTCGGAGAAATGGTTTTATATAAACCTATTTCCGATTCTTTTGCTGGATATGCATCCAATTATCTTAGTCCTGTTTTCGGTTTTATTACGGGATGGATGTATGTCATTGAAATGATATTGGTTTGTTTAGCAGACGTTACGGCCTTTTCAATTTATATGAAATTCTGGTATCCCGGTGTTTCGCCCTGGATTTGGTCTTTAGGAATTACTTTGATAATTGGTGCTATAAACCTGTTTTCAGTTAAAATTTTTGCAGAAGTTGAGTTTTTTCTCACACTACTCAAGATTATAGCGATTTTTTTAATGATCGCCGGAGGTTGTGTTTTGTTGTTTGGAAATTTTGAAGGATTTGAAAGTTCTAATATAAACAATTTGTGGATCAACGGTGGATTTATGCCTAATGGCATTTCAGGATTCATTTCGAGCTTTGCTATTGTTATGTTTGCCTTCGGAGGCATAGAAATCATTGGTTTAGCGGCAGGTGAAACCAAAAATCCGGATAAAGATATTCCAAGAGCTATAAACTCGGTTCCTTTTCGTATTTTGTTTTTCTATGTTTTGGTGTTGGGCGTAATTTTGTGTTTATTTCCCTGGAACAGGATAGGTACTGAAGGAAGTCCGTTTGTAGTTATCTTTGAAAATCTGCATATAGAATTTGCTGCACATGTACTCAATGTAGTGGTTATCGTAGCAGCAATTTCAGCAATTAACAGTGATGTATATGGAGCTGTACGTATGATGTATGGTCTGGCAAAACAAAAACAAGCCCCAAGCATCCTTACCAAGCTTACTTCTCATTCTGTTCCTATTGCAGGAATATCTGCAATGATAGCCTTTTTACTTATCGGAGTTGTATTAAATTATTTTTATCACGATATATTATTTTTCATGATAGCTGCTATAGCAACCTTTGTAACCATTTGGGTATGGTTAATAATTTTATTTGCCGAATTTTTCATGAGAAAGAAAATGACTCTAGAAGAAAAACAAAAATTAAAATTCAGGATGCCTTTCTGGCCTGTAACTCCCATATTAACCATACTTTTTATGTTTTTTGTTATTGGAGTATTAGGTTATTTCGAAGAAACAAGAATTTCTCTTCTGATAGGTATATTGTTGGTTGTAGTTTTGTTTATCAGTTATTGGCTGATGAATAAAAAAAAACAATTATTAGCAGTTAAAAAAGATGAAGAGGAGGTGGTATATCTTCATGGGAATGATTAA
- a CDS encoding phosphoadenylyl-sulfate reductase, translated as MIMKQEIINVLKQDKNLEENLKFLSEYTEGQIVFSTSFSKEDQLITDAIFTQDFNNIEIFTLDTGRFFQETYSVWSKTLLKYRKNIKTFYPNTLQIEEFVNNNGINPFYESIELRKQCCHIRKVEPLQRALKNAKIWITGLRAEHSANRNNLDIVQWDDHYQLYKYNPLLHWTTDEVDQYIKNKNIPYNLLHDKGFISIGCAPCTRAVAEGEDFRAGRWWWEDASKKECGLHS; from the coding sequence ATGATAATGAAACAGGAAATAATAAATGTCTTGAAACAAGATAAAAATCTGGAAGAAAATTTAAAATTTTTAAGTGAATATACTGAGGGACAAATTGTATTCTCTACAAGTTTCAGTAAAGAAGATCAATTAATTACCGATGCCATATTCACTCAGGATTTTAATAATATTGAAATTTTCACTCTGGATACCGGTAGATTTTTTCAGGAAACGTATTCGGTTTGGAGTAAAACACTATTAAAATACAGGAAAAATATTAAGACTTTCTATCCAAATACCCTTCAAATAGAAGAATTTGTCAATAATAACGGAATAAATCCTTTTTATGAAAGTATTGAGCTTAGAAAGCAGTGCTGTCACATCAGAAAGGTAGAGCCTTTACAACGAGCACTTAAAAATGCAAAAATATGGATCACCGGATTACGAGCCGAACATTCCGCAAACAGAAACAACCTGGATATTGTCCAGTGGGATGACCACTATCAATTATATAAGTATAATCCACTGCTTCATTGGACCACAGATGAAGTAGATCAATATATAAAAAATAAAAACATACCCTATAATCTTTTACACGATAAAGGGTTTATCAGTATCGGTTGCGCTCCCTGTACAAGAGCAGTAGCTGAAGGTGAAGACTTTCGCGCAGGAAGATGGTGGTGGGAGGATGCCTCTAAAAAAGAATGCGGATTGCATAGCTAA
- the cysD gene encoding sulfate adenylyltransferase subunit CysD has protein sequence MNRSKNYLNQLEDEAIYILRETAAQFEKPALLFSGGKDSIVLVHLALKAFRPGKFPFPLVHIDTGHNFPEAIEFRDYLVNKIGEKLIVGSVEESIKKYNLKETQGRFPSRNSLQTYTLLDTIQENEFDTCIGGARRDEEKARAKERIFSVRDDFGQWDPKLQRPELWDILNGKIQKGHNVRVFPISNWTELDVWNYILQNEIELPGLYFSHDRECIVHQDKLVATSKFIQPLPEDTVTVEKVRYRTVGDMTCTAAVPSTASTVQEIIDEIIVTRISERGQTRLDDQLSEAAMEDRKKQGYF, from the coding sequence ATGAACAGATCAAAAAATTACCTTAATCAGCTGGAAGACGAAGCCATTTATATACTTCGTGAAACAGCCGCCCAGTTTGAAAAGCCGGCGCTCCTGTTTTCCGGAGGAAAAGACTCCATTGTTTTAGTACATCTGGCCCTGAAAGCTTTTCGTCCCGGAAAATTTCCTTTTCCACTGGTACATATAGATACCGGTCATAATTTTCCGGAAGCTATTGAATTCAGAGACTATCTGGTAAACAAAATAGGAGAAAAACTCATTGTGGGGTCAGTCGAAGAAAGTATAAAGAAATATAACCTGAAAGAAACCCAGGGTAGATTTCCCTCCCGAAATTCTTTGCAGACTTATACGCTACTTGATACAATACAGGAAAATGAATTTGATACCTGTATAGGAGGTGCCCGAAGAGATGAGGAAAAAGCACGTGCAAAAGAAAGAATATTTTCGGTTCGCGATGACTTTGGACAATGGGATCCTAAATTACAAAGGCCGGAGCTTTGGGATATATTAAACGGTAAAATTCAAAAAGGACACAATGTTAGGGTTTTTCCAATCAGCAACTGGACAGAGTTAGATGTATGGAATTATATACTGCAGAATGAGATAGAATTACCGGGACTTTACTTTTCTCATGATAGAGAATGTATCGTACATCAGGATAAACTGGTTGCTACCTCTAAATTTATCCAGCCTTTACCAGAAGATACAGTAACGGTGGAAAAAGTGAGGTATCGTACAGTGGGAGATATGACTTGTACAGCGGCAGTTCCCTCAACCGCCTCCACGGTTCAGGAAATTATAGATGAGATTATTGTCACAAGAATTAGTGAAAGAGGGCAGACCCGACTGGATGATCAGCTTTCTGAAGCAGCTATGGAGGACAGGAAAAAACAAGGGTATTTTTAA
- a CDS encoding sulfate adenylyltransferase subunit 1 → MNTLKFITAGNVDDGKSTLIGRLLYDSDSIHTDQLGVLQKQTKQEGVDIDLSLITDGLRAEREQGITIDVAYKYFSTGKRKFIIADAPGHEQYTRNMITGASNSDLIIILVDARKGVTVQTKRHASVGSLMGIKKAIIAVNKIDLEDYSEEVFTKIKSDFEKIKGNLGYDEIAYIPISALNGDNIVTKSERTPWFEGDALLTTLEHIETPARDLQASRFQVQWVIRPKDEEHHDYRGYAGQVLSGNYKVGDKVKVLPSGIETSIEKIERHQKETEEARAGENVVIHLANDIDISRGDTLVKTTELPHSSNELKSWICWLDTTPLQTGKTYILQHRFKTARVKIQSIDQKWDINQWEFNQTNEIKLNDIGQISLRSNQPIFYDSFEDNPKNGNAILIDETTYNTVGALMFL, encoded by the coding sequence ATGAACACACTTAAATTCATAACCGCAGGAAATGTAGACGATGGGAAGAGTACCCTCATAGGGAGGTTACTTTACGATTCAGACAGTATACACACCGATCAGCTCGGGGTTCTTCAAAAACAAACAAAACAAGAAGGAGTAGACATCGATCTGTCTTTAATTACCGATGGGCTTCGCGCCGAAAGAGAACAAGGAATTACCATAGACGTTGCGTACAAATATTTTTCAACAGGCAAACGTAAGTTTATCATTGCCGATGCGCCTGGGCACGAACAATATACCCGTAATATGATAACGGGAGCCTCAAATTCAGACCTAATTATTATTTTGGTTGATGCACGTAAAGGAGTGACCGTACAAACAAAAAGACATGCCAGTGTAGGGTCTCTGATGGGTATTAAAAAAGCAATTATTGCGGTTAACAAAATAGACTTGGAAGATTATTCAGAGGAAGTTTTTACTAAAATAAAATCGGATTTTGAAAAAATTAAAGGAAATCTGGGGTACGATGAAATCGCCTATATTCCTATCAGTGCATTAAATGGAGACAACATTGTCACTAAATCGGAAAGAACTCCTTGGTTTGAGGGGGATGCCTTACTAACCACACTGGAACATATTGAAACACCTGCCAGAGATCTTCAGGCTTCCCGTTTTCAGGTACAGTGGGTGATACGTCCCAAAGATGAAGAGCATCACGATTACAGAGGATATGCCGGACAAGTGCTGAGCGGGAATTACAAGGTAGGAGATAAGGTGAAAGTTTTGCCTTCAGGTATAGAAACCTCCATTGAGAAAATTGAACGGCATCAAAAGGAAACGGAAGAAGCCAGAGCCGGAGAAAATGTGGTGATTCATCTAGCTAACGACATTGACATCAGCAGAGGAGATACTCTGGTAAAAACTACGGAACTTCCCCATTCTTCCAATGAACTAAAAAGCTGGATATGCTGGTTGGATACTACACCTCTTCAAACCGGAAAAACCTATATTCTTCAGCATCGGTTTAAAACTGCAAGAGTTAAAATTCAGTCAATCGATCAAAAATGGGATATCAATCAATGGGAGTTTAATCAGACAAACGAAATTAAGTTAAACGATATCGGTCAGATCTCCCTGCGTTCCAATCAGCCGATTTTTTACGATTCTTTTGAAGATAATCCTAAAAACGGGAATGCCATTTTAATTGATGAAACCACATATAATACAGTAGGAGCCTTAATGTTCCTTTAA
- the cysK gene encoding cysteine synthase A, with the protein MKAKNILETIGKTPVVKLENLFGKSKNVWIKLERNNPGNSIKDRIALAMIEDAENKGLLKPDSVIVEPTSGNTGIGLALVGAVKGYRVILVMPESMSIERRKLMEIYGAEFELTPREKGMKGAIEKAAELVKEIPNAWSPQQFNNQANVEVHEKTTAQEIINDFPEGVDYLITGVGTGGHITGVAKVLKNKFPNVKIIAVEPELSPVLSGGQPGPHPLQGLGAGFIPEIVQKDLIDEVIQVGKDEAFSYARDIARKEGILVGISTGASLAAVAKKISQLPDEATIVTFNYDTGERYLSVDGLF; encoded by the coding sequence ATGAAAGCAAAAAACATATTAGAAACCATAGGAAAAACACCGGTTGTAAAACTTGAAAATTTATTCGGAAAATCAAAAAACGTCTGGATTAAACTCGAAAGAAATAACCCCGGAAACAGTATAAAAGATCGTATTGCACTGGCAATGATAGAAGATGCTGAAAATAAAGGACTCTTAAAGCCTGACAGTGTTATTGTGGAACCAACTTCGGGAAATACAGGAATCGGTCTGGCATTGGTAGGAGCAGTAAAAGGCTATCGGGTGATTTTGGTTATGCCTGAATCTATGAGTATAGAGAGAAGAAAACTTATGGAAATCTACGGTGCGGAATTCGAATTGACACCCCGTGAAAAAGGAATGAAAGGAGCTATTGAAAAAGCAGCGGAATTAGTAAAAGAAATTCCGAATGCATGGTCTCCGCAACAATTCAATAATCAGGCAAACGTAGAAGTACACGAAAAAACGACTGCTCAGGAAATAATCAACGATTTTCCGGAAGGAGTAGATTACCTGATTACCGGAGTAGGTACCGGAGGACATATCACCGGAGTGGCTAAAGTATTGAAAAATAAGTTTCCCAATGTGAAGATTATTGCCGTAGAACCTGAATTATCACCGGTTTTAAGCGGAGGTCAGCCGGGACCACACCCGTTACAGGGTTTAGGAGCCGGGTTTATACCGGAAATTGTGCAGAAAGATTTAATTGACGAAGTAATACAGGTAGGAAAAGACGAAGCTTTTAGCTATGCCCGTGACATTGCCCGTAAAGAAGGAATTTTAGTAGGAATTTCCACCGGAGCCTCCCTGGCGGCTGTTGCTAAAAAAATATCACAATTACCGGACGAAGCCACTATTGTGACCTTTAATTATGATACCGGAGAAAGATATCTTTCTGTAGATGGATTGTTTTAA
- the cobA gene encoding uroporphyrinogen-III C-methyltransferase, translated as MDCFNSKNRRKPMISVTKGKVVLAGAGPGDPDLISVKALKYVQIADVILTDRLVSPEIIVNYARKDAVVIYVGKQCSRGIHTPQEDINALMVEFAMQNKLVLRLKGGDASLFSNILDELETLKNHQIQYEIIPGISAAFGAAAYTGIPLTAREHSRGVRFLTLFDLGSVSGTQWEDWASTEDTLVFYMSGKKLNQLADLLIEFKIESTKGLAVIQQATTPNQKTKVFSFGELKQQNLPDFEYVPTLIMIGNVVNLHQQYAWYAETQNTKSYFDNHLINLQYAS; from the coding sequence ATGGATTGTTTTAATAGTAAAAACCGAAGAAAACCTATGATATCTGTAACTAAAGGAAAAGTTGTTTTAGCCGGTGCAGGTCCAGGAGATCCGGACTTGATCAGTGTGAAGGCACTGAAATATGTACAAATAGCCGACGTTATTTTAACCGACCGGCTGGTGTCCCCGGAAATTATTGTGAATTATGCGCGTAAAGATGCCGTTGTTATTTATGTGGGCAAGCAATGTTCCCGTGGAATTCATACGCCTCAGGAAGATATTAATGCACTGATGGTGGAATTTGCAATGCAGAATAAGCTGGTTTTACGGTTAAAAGGAGGAGATGCCTCTTTATTTTCCAATATACTGGATGAACTGGAAACCCTAAAGAACCATCAGATTCAGTATGAAATAATTCCCGGAATTTCGGCAGCTTTCGGAGCAGCTGCATACACCGGAATTCCTTTGACAGCCAGAGAACATTCCAGAGGGGTACGTTTTTTAACACTTTTTGACTTAGGTTCCGTATCGGGCACACAATGGGAAGATTGGGCTTCTACCGAAGATACGCTGGTTTTTTACATGAGCGGTAAAAAGTTAAATCAGCTGGCCGATTTGCTCATAGAATTTAAAATAGAATCGACCAAAGGACTGGCGGTAATCCAGCAGGCTACCACTCCGAATCAGAAAACGAAGGTTTTTTCATTCGGGGAACTGAAACAGCAAAACCTGCCCGATTTTGAATACGTTCCTACGCTGATTATGATAGGCAACGTTGTGAATCTTCACCAGCAATATGCCTGGTATGCAGAAACTCAAAACACAAAATCTTATTTTGATAACCATTTAATTAACCTGCAGTATGCTAGCTAA
- a CDS encoding diflavin oxidoreductase produces the protein MLANEKLIELKGLVQKYSREELIWTSGYLAGIIENFQNQPASDPEFKEDIKEAPPVKPTIIYGTETGNSKKLALQLQSLLKKNKIQSKVYDTFQYPVDKIEKEEFLLIIMSTQGEGEPPQNALKFFDMLANSTVILSQTRFAVFGLGDSSYPLFCKAAEEIELLLARLGAQPAKELQKADVDYVPVAEAWFAELLPLLKSSGKIPAPENKLTKGGESSIKKNYLGTLKHKIVLNDKGSNKETYHIEIVPQEEVAYEPGDAVGIYPANNLSEVKEIARLLQAEERFEELLEKNIRGLTRKSLTRIPAFKGLEIEEEKLDLLDVLKKYSPEGNLSFDEILDHLYAISPRLYSVTSSSEAHDGEVHLAVTLDTFTVDNLPRTGWCSQYLADYPKDEILPFYIHKNRNFKLPAEDKDIIMIGPGTGIAPFRSFLAHRDATGAEGRNWLFFGEQHFVSDFYFQTEIQEWLSNGVLTRLDTAFSRDQDEKIYVQDRLKEKSRELYDWISGGAYLYICGQKHPMSIEVENTLAAIIAEEGKMSREEAHSILEALELEGRFQKDVY, from the coding sequence ATGCTAGCTAACGAAAAACTTATAGAACTTAAAGGACTGGTTCAGAAATATTCCAGAGAAGAGCTGATCTGGACCAGCGGGTATCTGGCAGGAATTATTGAGAATTTTCAAAATCAGCCAGCTTCAGATCCGGAATTTAAAGAAGATATAAAAGAAGCTCCGCCGGTAAAACCAACCATTATATACGGTACAGAGACAGGGAATTCTAAAAAGCTGGCTTTGCAGTTACAAAGTTTGCTGAAAAAAAATAAAATTCAGTCCAAAGTCTATGATACCTTTCAATATCCGGTAGATAAAATTGAAAAGGAAGAATTTCTGCTTATAATTATGAGCACACAGGGCGAAGGTGAACCTCCGCAGAATGCCCTCAAATTTTTCGATATGCTGGCAAACTCCACTGTTATTCTGTCCCAAACCCGCTTTGCCGTTTTTGGGCTGGGAGATTCTTCCTATCCGCTCTTTTGTAAGGCGGCTGAGGAAATAGAATTGTTGCTTGCCCGTTTGGGAGCACAGCCTGCGAAAGAACTGCAAAAAGCAGATGTAGATTATGTGCCGGTGGCTGAAGCCTGGTTTGCGGAACTGCTTCCTTTACTAAAGAGTTCCGGAAAAATTCCGGCTCCGGAAAATAAATTGACGAAAGGAGGGGAATCTTCAATTAAAAAAAATTACCTGGGAACTTTGAAACATAAGATAGTGCTGAATGATAAAGGTTCAAACAAAGAAACCTATCATATAGAAATAGTTCCACAGGAAGAAGTAGCCTATGAACCGGGGGATGCCGTAGGAATTTATCCTGCAAATAATTTATCTGAAGTAAAAGAAATCGCACGTTTGCTTCAGGCAGAGGAACGTTTTGAAGAATTACTGGAAAAAAATATCAGGGGGCTGACCCGGAAAAGTCTGACTAGAATTCCAGCCTTTAAAGGGTTGGAAATAGAAGAAGAAAAACTGGATCTTTTGGATGTATTAAAAAAGTATTCTCCTGAAGGAAATCTTTCATTCGATGAAATCCTTGATCATCTTTATGCTATTTCTCCCCGGCTTTATTCCGTAACTTCCTCTTCAGAAGCACATGACGGAGAAGTCCATCTGGCGGTTACTCTAGATACTTTTACAGTGGATAATCTACCCAGAACCGGATGGTGCTCGCAATACCTGGCCGATTATCCAAAAGATGAGATACTTCCCTTTTATATTCATAAAAACCGGAACTTTAAACTTCCGGCAGAAGATAAGGATATTATTATGATTGGTCCCGGAACAGGAATTGCTCCGTTCCGAAGTTTTCTTGCCCATCGCGATGCTACCGGGGCAGAAGGACGCAACTGGCTGTTTTTCGGAGAGCAGCACTTTGTTTCAGACTTTTATTTTCAGACAGAAATACAGGAATGGTTGTCTAATGGGGTACTTACCCGTCTGGACACCGCATTTTCCCGGGATCAGGATGAAAAGATATATGTGCAGGATCGATTAAAAGAAAAATCTCGTGAATTGTACGACTGGATCTCAGGAGGAGCCTATTTGTATATCTGCGGACAAAAACATCCGATGAGCATAGAAGTAGAAAATACGCTGGCCGCTATCATCGCGGAAGAAGGTAAGATGAGCAGGGAAGAAGCTCATTCGATTTTAGAAGCTTTAGAGCTTGAAGGTCGTTTCCAGAAAGACGTTTATTAA